The Candidatus Polarisedimenticolia bacterium genome contains the following window.
CGCGCTGCAGAATTGCCGCCGCCTGGCGCGCCCGCAACGCGCGTATCCGCCTCTGCAAAATCGTGGTTCCACGATCCATTTTCCCCCTCCCGCGGGTGTACCACTAGAATGCCATGTCGCCGGCACGGCTGCAGGACGCCGGGCGATCCCGGCGTCCGCTCAGGGGGAAGAAATGCCCGATCCCGCCGATTTCATGGCAGAATCGACCCTCCGAAGGCACGGCAGGACAGAGCGGGCCGCCTTGAGGCGGGGCGGAGCGGTGGCAAAGCGGCCAATGAAAGAATCCGGGAGCTGGCGATGAGCGGGATGCTGAAGCGTGTCGCAGGTTCGGCATGTCTGGTGGTCTTAACGACGCTTACCGTGGGCGCCGACACGACCGGCAATGCCTACCGGCAGGAAATCGAGAAGTGGAGACAGGATCGCGAGACCCGGCTCAAGAGCGACACGGGATGGCTCACGGTGGCGGGTCTGTACTGGCTCAAGGAAGGGGCCAACCGGTTCGGAAGCGATCCCGCCGGTGACATCGTTCTGCCCGCCGCGGCGCCCCCCGTGGTCGGGGATTTCGTGGTGAAGGGCGATTCGATCATGGTGAAGGTGCAGAGCGGCGCCACCGTCACCTCGGCGGGCGAGGCGATCACCGAGCTCGAGATGAAACCCGACAACCTCGGCGAGCCGACCGAGCTGGCGCTGGGCGACATGACGATGTTCGTGATCCAGCGAGGTGGCAAGTACGCCATCCGCCTGCGGGACAAGAACAGTCCGGCGCGCAAGGAATTCACGGCGCTGAAGTGGTATCCGATCAAGCCGGAATACCGCGTCACCGCCAAGTACACCGAGTACGTGCCGGCCAAGCAGATTCCCGTCCCCAACATCCTGGGGATGACCGAGAATCTTCCCAGCCCCGGCTACGTCACCTTCGTCCTGAACGGGAAGAAGTACAAGCTGGACCCGGTCCTGGAGACGCCCGACGCGAAGGAGTTCTTCTTCATCTTCAAGGACAAGACCAGCGGCGAGACGACCTATACTCCGGGACGGTTTCTCTACGCGGCCTTCCCCGTGGAGGGAAAGGTCTTGCTCGATTTCAACAAGGCCTACAACCCGCCCTGCGCCTTCACCCGCTACGCCACCTGCCCGCTGCCGCCGTCACAGAATCGCCTGGAGGCGCGCATCGAAGCCGGCGAGCTGAAGTACGGCAATCACTGAAGGTTGCGCAGCACCTCGCGCTTGTCGCGGTATTCGGAGCGGATGGCGACGAACTCCGAGTGCGTGATCCCCAGCTCGGTCGCGATCTTCCAGATCTCGTTCTCCTCGGTGACCGAAATCGAGTCGTCGGCCGAGGAGACGGCGAACAGGCAGTGGAGCAGCGCCTCGCGCTGCGCCGCGTCGGCGATTTCCTTGAACAGCTTGGTGATCGAGAAGTTCTCGGTGCCGCCGAACAGGCGGTTCTGACCCTTGGCGATCTCGACGACCAGGACCGCCTGCTCCTCGGGAAGATTGCCCCAGGCGGCAACTTGGCGCTGCATTTCCGCGGTCTCCTCCTCGCTGATGCTCAAATCGGCGTTGGCCACGCGGCTGAGGATGAAGGCGAAGCAGGCGAGATAACGGGCGCGTGCGGCATCCATCGTCTCCAGGGAGCGGCTGATTCGCCGCAGGGTCTCGGAGTCGGAGCTGGAGTCCTCACGCGCCGCCTTGACGCCCAGCCAGTCGAATACCGAAAGCTTCATGGTTGCCTCCCGCCGCGCCTCATTCGGGCGGCGGCATGATGATCCACAGGATCAGATAGACCAGGATGCCGGGGAAGGCGATGCTGAGAACCGAGACCAGGACATAGCCCACCCGCACCACGGTCTTGTCCCAGCCCAGCCATTCCGCGATGCCGCCGCAGACCCCGGCAAACACCTTGTCCCGCGATTTCCTCAGAACTCCCGCCACAATCCTCCTCCTCTCCTCCCGCCCGCGAGCATAACACCATCGTGCGAAGCCTTCCGGCTCGAAGCTCTTTCCGCCCTGAAGTGACAGGACTTGCCTCGACGGAATGTACTCGCTTTCAAGCCTTCAAACGAAAGCGCTCCCGGATAGTTCCCCTTGGCCGGCGCTCGCGTCAGGATGCAAAAAAGCGGGAGCCAATTCCCCTGCCGAGGGAATTTACTTATCGCCTCCTAGGGCACCATCGGGCGCGGGCCGGGAAGCCCGGGGAGGCGTCACGGCCGCCAGATCGGCTCGTCGACTCCCGCGAGGTGGTTGACCCAGCGCGCCATGACGAAGAGGAAATCGGAGAGGCGGTTCAAGTAGACGACGGCCTCCGGATTGACCTCCTCGGAGGCGGCCAGGCGCACGACGCGGCGCTCGGCACGGCGGCAGACGGAGCGGCATATCTGGAGCGCGGCCGCCGCCGGACAGCCTCCCGGCAGGATGAAGTTGCGCAGCGGCTTGAGGCCCTTTTCCCAGCCGTCGATGAGAGCCTCGAGGCGCCGGGCGCTCGCTGGATCGATGCTGACGCGCTGAGCGCCGGACGCCGGAGAGTCCGGTACCGTCGCCAGATCGGCTCCCAGAGCGAAGAGCTCCGACTGGATGGCGCCGATCTCCTTCAGCAGCGATTCCTCCTGGATCAGCGTCGCGACCCATCCCAGCTGGGCGTTGAGCTCGTCCACCTCGCCGTAGGCCTCCACCCGCAGGTCGGCCTTCGATACGCGCTTGCCGCCGAACAATCCGGTTTCGCCCGCGTCCCCCGTCTTCGTGTAGATCTTCATCGCTTTCGCTCCATGCAGGTTTCCGGCCTTCCCGCTCGCGCCACCCCCGCCGTCACGCTTCGTATCCCGAGGGCACGATCAGGACGGGACGGCGCGCCCTTTCCAGGATGACATCCAGCAGCCCGCGCCGCTCGCCGCCGCGGGCGCGCGCGGCGTGGCTGGCGCCCAGCGTAATCAAATCGAATTCGCCGGAGTGCGCCTCCTCGAGGATCTCGTTGCCGGTGTTACCCTGGCGGATCTTCATCTCGGAGGTGACGCCCATCAGCTTCAGGGTGAGGATGCCCCGGGCCAGCCGCTCCGTGGTCAGCTGCTTGAGGTATTCGCTGGTGTGCGGATCGGGAGCGGTGCCGGGCAGGAAAGGCTGCTCCTTCTCCATGACGTGCAGCAGCGTCGCCTCGGCGCCGGCGCGTCCGGCCAGACGCCCCGCGAACAGGACGTCGGATCGGCCCGACACGCCCGCCGCCATGCAGATCAGCATTTTCTTCAGGAAGCGGCGCGGCTCCGGCACCATCAGGAGGGGAACGCGGGACAGCGCCAGCACCCGCTCGGCCGTCGAGCCGAGGGTCCGCCCGGGTCCGTGACGCCCGCAGCACCCGAGGACCACCACGTCGTGCGCCCCGCGCGCCAGCTCTTCCAGGATCCGGCCGGAGGCCTCTCCCTGACGGAAGCGCGTTTTTAGATTTGGAAAACGGGCGGAGTAGGCCTGCGCGGCCGAGGCCAATCCTTCGCGCGCCCGCGTCTCCTCGTTCGGCTTCTCCGCTACTCCCAGCACCTCGATGCGCCCGTGCATCTGCGAGGCGACCTGCGCGCCGAACTCCAGCGCCTTGCCGGCGAGCTCCGAGCCGTCGATGCACACCAGCAGCGACACACCTTCGTGCGGGATGACGTGCAGGCTGCGAACCGAGAGCTGGACGGGTGTTCCCGGCAGCAGCGTAGGGTTGTCGCCGCTCTCGGGCCGCGCGTGCGCCAGCAGCGTCGGCTCCACCTGACCGTAGACCGGCTCGGGCGAGAAGATCGGCGTGCCGCGCAGCGCCGGGATGCCGATGCGCATCCTCAGGAGAGGCCCGGCGTGCAGCGTCTCCTGAATCTTGCCCAATCCAATCCCGCGCCCGTCGTTGGCGGCGCCGCGGGGGCGCACCTCCAGGTCCTCGGGGCGGATCAGCACCTTGACCTCCAGCGACCCCTTCACCTGCGGCGCGTCCGCGGGGAGCGGCAGGATCGACTCGCCCACATGCAGCGCTCCCGATCGGATCTCGCCGAGCAGGAGGTTGGCGTCCCCGAGGAAGCGGGCCACCATCTCGGTCTTCGGCTTGCGGTACAGCGAGG
Protein-coding sequences here:
- a CDS encoding PspC domain-containing protein, whose protein sequence is MAGVLRKSRDKVFAGVCGGIAEWLGWDKTVVRVGYVLVSVLSIAFPGILVYLILWIIMPPPE
- a CDS encoding cob(I)yrinic acid a,c-diamide adenosyltransferase, with translation MKIYTKTGDAGETGLFGGKRVSKADLRVEAYGEVDELNAQLGWVATLIQEESLLKEIGAIQSELFALGADLATVPDSPASGAQRVSIDPASARRLEALIDGWEKGLKPLRNFILPGGCPAAAALQICRSVCRRAERRVVRLAASEEVNPEAVVYLNRLSDFLFVMARWVNHLAGVDEPIWRP
- a CDS encoding TerB family tellurite resistance protein gives rise to the protein MKLSVFDWLGVKAAREDSSSDSETLRRISRSLETMDAARARYLACFAFILSRVANADLSISEEETAEMQRQVAAWGNLPEEQAVLVVEIAKGQNRLFGGTENFSITKLFKEIADAAQREALLHCLFAVSSADDSISVTEENEIWKIATELGITHSEFVAIRSEYRDKREVLRNLQ
- a CDS encoding ATP-binding cassette domain-containing protein, whose amino-acid sequence is MSIIVDHISKRFGQHLALDEVSLEVADGELFVLLGGSGSGKSTALRIIAGLTRPDEGRVLLQGERVDHLPPQKRGVGFVFQNYSLFQHMTVGGNIEFGMRIHKVPGAERIRRREELLNLIGLEGMADALPQRLSGGQQQRVAVARALAYQPAVLLMDEPFGALDARTRSQLRKSLKEIQRKLKVTTILVTHDQEEAFELADRIGILERGHLVEIGPPSSLYRKPKTEMVARFLGDANLLLGEIRSGALHVGESILPLPADAPQVKGSLEVKVLIRPEDLEVRPRGAANDGRGIGLGKIQETLHAGPLLRMRIGIPALRGTPIFSPEPVYGQVEPTLLAHARPESGDNPTLLPGTPVQLSVRSLHVIPHEGVSLLVCIDGSELAGKALEFGAQVASQMHGRIEVLGVAEKPNEETRAREGLASAAQAYSARFPNLKTRFRQGEASGRILEELARGAHDVVVLGCCGRHGPGRTLGSTAERVLALSRVPLLMVPEPRRFLKKMLICMAAGVSGRSDVLFAGRLAGRAGAEATLLHVMEKEQPFLPGTAPDPHTSEYLKQLTTERLARGILTLKLMGVTSEMKIRQGNTGNEILEEAHSGEFDLITLGASHAARARGGERRGLLDVILERARRPVLIVPSGYEA
- a CDS encoding DUF1684 domain-containing protein, with the translated sequence MSGMLKRVAGSACLVVLTTLTVGADTTGNAYRQEIEKWRQDRETRLKSDTGWLTVAGLYWLKEGANRFGSDPAGDIVLPAAAPPVVGDFVVKGDSIMVKVQSGATVTSAGEAITELEMKPDNLGEPTELALGDMTMFVIQRGGKYAIRLRDKNSPARKEFTALKWYPIKPEYRVTAKYTEYVPAKQIPVPNILGMTENLPSPGYVTFVLNGKKYKLDPVLETPDAKEFFFIFKDKTSGETTYTPGRFLYAAFPVEGKVLLDFNKAYNPPCAFTRYATCPLPPSQNRLEARIEAGELKYGNH